From a single Nitrospira sp. genomic region:
- a CDS encoding cytochrome ubiquinol oxidase subunit I: MGRHNRKKMLSIVALCAMIGFLLLPVVTSLNALASGGGEAPPAPAAKAESEKKDQAKVEKGRDVYYKTEGVVSGPPAPKTTDGPKDYPRYNFESRVLLWFANQQHLYYGSFVLAVPIFCMIIEFMGVVTKDKAMAKKYDQLAYDFVKISLTAYSLTAILGGILIFTFLTLYPAFFGYLSSIFRPVMHIYALMFVAESGTLYIYYYGWDKMKEGFLKWIHLSMSVVLNVIGTVLMFLANSWIGFMMSPAGVDEQGRFLGNIWHVIHTALWNPLNVHRILGNMAFGGGVVAAYAAYRFLSSKTDEDRAHYDWMGYIAMAIAVAFLIPLPFAGYWLMREVYAYRQQMGITLMGGLLAWLFIIQATMIGILFLSTNYYLWQALGRMRGAEKYQRYIKYLVFVLVCGFLVFITPHTMVMTPAELKAMGGQQHPVLGNYGVMSAKNGGINTIITTTVLSFVWYMRGNKEPMVSWKKFGNIFMGVFFGFAYVNIIWLAVYGYYIPANVRVGLSVPQVATTLSCLFFMTALNGVMLKGAKQMGPIEWGKISARSQYAIIMLATAFTWMMGLMGYIRSSVRLFWHVNEIMRDNSPWAYTHTVGFAANMISFNVMFFWISILFVFWLGTLGAKKATVEAKVPAGRGVAAPAVGH, from the coding sequence ATGGGTCGTCATAATAGAAAGAAGATGCTGTCGATCGTGGCGCTCTGCGCGATGATTGGCTTCCTTCTTCTGCCGGTCGTCACATCGCTGAATGCCCTGGCGAGTGGAGGGGGCGAGGCGCCACCGGCTCCTGCCGCCAAGGCTGAGAGCGAGAAGAAGGACCAGGCCAAGGTCGAAAAGGGTCGCGACGTCTATTATAAGACGGAGGGGGTTGTGTCTGGCCCCCCGGCTCCGAAAACAACCGATGGCCCCAAGGACTACCCGCGCTATAATTTCGAGAGCCGGGTTCTTCTGTGGTTCGCCAACCAGCAGCACCTGTACTATGGTAGCTTTGTCCTCGCGGTGCCCATCTTCTGTATGATCATCGAATTCATGGGCGTCGTAACAAAGGATAAGGCGATGGCCAAGAAGTACGATCAGCTGGCCTACGACTTTGTTAAGATCAGCTTAACGGCGTATTCGTTGACGGCCATCCTGGGCGGTATCCTGATCTTCACCTTTCTGACACTGTATCCCGCGTTCTTCGGTTACCTGTCTAGCATCTTTCGTCCGGTCATGCACATCTATGCATTGATGTTCGTGGCGGAGAGCGGCACCCTCTACATCTATTATTACGGTTGGGACAAGATGAAGGAGGGGTTCCTGAAGTGGATTCACCTGAGCATGTCGGTCGTTCTCAATGTGATCGGCACCGTGCTCATGTTCCTGGCGAATTCGTGGATCGGCTTCATGATGTCGCCGGCCGGTGTGGATGAGCAGGGCCGGTTCCTGGGGAATATCTGGCATGTGATCCATACAGCCCTGTGGAACCCGCTGAACGTGCACCGCATCCTGGGCAATATGGCATTCGGCGGCGGCGTGGTGGCAGCCTATGCAGCCTACCGGTTCCTTTCCTCTAAGACTGATGAGGACCGCGCGCACTACGATTGGATGGGCTACATCGCGATGGCCATCGCGGTGGCGTTTCTGATTCCGCTGCCCTTCGCCGGGTACTGGCTGATGCGGGAGGTCTATGCCTACCGTCAGCAGATGGGCATCACGCTGATGGGCGGTCTGCTGGCGTGGCTCTTCATCATCCAGGCGACCATGATCGGCATCCTGTTCCTAAGCACCAACTACTACCTCTGGCAGGCGCTCGGGCGGATGCGCGGTGCGGAAAAGTATCAACGCTACATCAAGTATCTTGTGTTTGTTTTGGTCTGCGGCTTCCTGGTGTTCATCACCCCGCATACCATGGTCATGACGCCCGCCGAATTGAAGGCGATGGGTGGGCAGCAGCACCCGGTGCTGGGTAACTATGGGGTCATGTCGGCCAAGAACGGCGGCATCAACACGATCATCACGACGACCGTGTTGAGCTTCGTCTGGTACATGCGCGGCAACAAGGAACCGATGGTGTCCTGGAAGAAGTTCGGGAACATCTTCATGGGGGTGTTCTTCGGGTTCGCCTACGTAAACATCATCTGGCTGGCCGTCTATGGCTACTACATCCCGGCCAACGTTCGGGTGGGTCTGTCGGTGCCTCAAGTGGCAACGACCCTGTCCTGCCTCTTCTTCATGACCGCATTGAATGGTGTAATGCTGAAGGGCGCCAAGCAGATGGGGCCGATCGAGTGGGGCAAGATTTCGGCGCGTTCGCAATATGCGATCATCATGCTGGCGACGGCGTTTACATGGATGATGGGCCTGATGGGTTACATCCGGTCCTCGGTCCGCCTGTTCTGGCACGTCAATGAAATCATGCGCGATAACTCGCCATGGGCGTATACGCACACGGTCGGGTTTGCGGCCAACATGATTTCGTTCAACGTGATGTTCTTCTGGATCAGCATTCTCTTTGTGTTCTGGCTGGGCACGCTGGGTGCCAAGAAGGCGACGGTCGAAGCCAAGGTCCCGGCGGGTCGCGGGGTTGCCGCGCCTGCGGTCGGGCACTGA
- a CDS encoding c-type cytochrome, with protein sequence MKELFVAALGMGWQVLAILAGLLVYQFAKGNKNGAFKLFIGILASVMLFIAIANYKINFFAESRLLPVSLVMITAMSFMMALYYSKVSALLKIGGFMFLVAAALSGYGNWLPQVEGGFPPKEEKLEFSSMTSQQLADEGEKIIFGGIGQSSVQGAIGKGQCPLCHGFQKGFLSERAPNLFGLPERAEKERLTDPNYHKGEPQKRAYADKEACPGCGTGTTVQEYIAESHSCPNCYVAAGFGVKGTNDKESPMPKIHKPPISLSLPELAAVDTWLYVREGKEAPSYEEIIKSYEKFIPEADRPKQQDDKAAAGPTSLLADGTEPVDQIFAKAQCVSCHTIPGIAGATGTIGPKLEEGTNAPNRIHDPAYKGMAKTTPDYIMESIVAPSAYVVKGFPDNTMPKVFGQKLSAGALKKIVDYLSQVKAGAPPPKVS encoded by the coding sequence GTGAAAGAGTTGTTTGTCGCAGCATTAGGTATGGGATGGCAGGTCCTAGCAATCCTGGCGGGGCTGTTGGTGTACCAGTTTGCCAAGGGAAACAAAAACGGGGCTTTCAAGCTCTTTATTGGCATACTGGCCTCCGTTATGCTCTTCATCGCCATTGCCAACTACAAAATCAATTTCTTCGCCGAATCCCGCCTCCTGCCGGTGTCGCTGGTCATGATTACCGCGATGTCCTTCATGATGGCGCTGTACTATTCCAAGGTTAGCGCGTTGCTGAAGATCGGGGGGTTCATGTTTTTGGTGGCCGCGGCTCTGTCCGGATACGGGAACTGGCTGCCGCAGGTCGAGGGTGGGTTTCCCCCAAAGGAAGAAAAACTCGAGTTTAGCTCGATGACATCGCAGCAGTTGGCGGACGAGGGGGAGAAAATCATCTTTGGCGGGATCGGCCAGAGTTCTGTCCAGGGCGCGATTGGGAAGGGGCAGTGTCCCCTGTGCCACGGTTTCCAAAAGGGTTTTCTGAGCGAGCGGGCGCCAAACCTGTTCGGGCTGCCCGAGCGCGCGGAAAAGGAGCGGCTAACGGATCCAAACTACCATAAGGGGGAGCCGCAAAAGCGCGCATATGCCGACAAAGAAGCGTGCCCCGGATGCGGAACCGGGACCACGGTTCAGGAATATATTGCAGAATCGCATTCCTGCCCGAACTGCTATGTCGCGGCCGGTTTCGGCGTCAAGGGCACGAACGACAAAGAAAGCCCGATGCCTAAGATTCACAAGCCACCAATCTCTCTCTCGCTCCCTGAGCTGGCCGCGGTCGATACCTGGCTCTATGTTCGGGAGGGTAAAGAGGCGCCAAGTTACGAGGAGATCATCAAATCGTACGAAAAGTTCATTCCGGAAGCCGACCGGCCAAAGCAGCAGGATGACAAGGCGGCCGCCGGCCCCACGTCGCTGCTGGCGGATGGGACAGAGCCCGTGGACCAGATCTTCGCCAAGGCGCAGTGCGTGTCCTGCCACACCATTCCGGGTATTGCAGGGGCAACGGGCACCATTGGGCCGAAGCTCGAAGAAGGTACCAACGCTCCGAACCGGATCCATGATCCTGCTTACAAGGGCATGGCCAAGACAACCCCGGACTACATCATGGAGTCGATCGTGGCTCCTAGCGCCTATGTGGTTAAGGGATTTCCGGATAACACGATGCCGAAGGTGTTTGGGCAGAAGCTGAGCGCGGGTGCCCTGAAGAAGATCGTGGATTATCTCTCTCAGGTAAAAGCAGGCGCTCCGCCACCGAAGGTTTCCTAA
- a CDS encoding cytochrome c produces the protein MKALMGVGAVIGIIALLILTGMIFGVLKSDMVHLVEGYMPMQMIFELAIFVAGFTGLSYTLNSMGMGMQRFWQGILFWAFILLYLKFRVYPPIPFSVRAMYGTVSLIAVFMWMSSNEEDWKKFRQPILNVMDAITPMHKGLRTFFLIAIPIALWGFSYQSFIPQGAGSDVDEPIELRTVHPAPPASTKLHGKTYVLQTSQNPYRVNMEGKYDQEYSNKLIVEQSMGRLMQPNANPWDEKAEGYLKNVREGGEIFYQNCHFCHGDNLNGRGLHAFAFNPIPANFTDPGTIAQLQETFIFWRVAKGGIGLPREGFPWASVMPPWEQHLTTDEIWKVVLFEYWHTGYYPRTWD, from the coding sequence ATGAAAGCACTAATGGGAGTGGGCGCCGTCATCGGAATCATCGCCCTGCTCATCCTGACCGGGATGATCTTCGGCGTCTTGAAGTCCGACATGGTGCATCTGGTCGAGGGCTATATGCCCATGCAGATGATCTTTGAGTTGGCCATCTTTGTGGCCGGCTTCACGGGTCTCAGCTACACGCTGAACTCAATGGGCATGGGGATGCAGCGGTTCTGGCAGGGCATCCTGTTCTGGGCCTTTATTCTCCTGTACCTGAAATTCCGGGTCTATCCACCGATCCCATTCAGCGTGCGCGCCATGTACGGGACGGTGTCGCTGATTGCCGTCTTTATGTGGATGTCCAGCAACGAGGAAGACTGGAAGAAATTTCGCCAGCCGATCCTGAACGTCATGGACGCCATTACCCCCATGCACAAGGGGCTGCGGACGTTTTTCCTGATTGCCATTCCGATCGCGCTCTGGGGCTTCTCCTATCAGTCGTTCATCCCGCAGGGTGCGGGTTCGGACGTGGACGAGCCAATTGAGCTCCGCACGGTGCATCCAGCGCCGCCGGCCAGCACCAAGCTCCACGGCAAGACCTACGTGCTCCAGACGTCGCAGAATCCCTACCGGGTCAACATGGAAGGCAAGTATGATCAGGAATACAGCAACAAGCTAATTGTCGAACAGTCGATGGGCCGTCTGATGCAGCCCAATGCCAACCCATGGGATGAGAAGGCCGAGGGCTATCTCAAGAACGTCCGCGAGGGCGGCGAGATCTTCTACCAGAACTGCCACTTCTGCCATGGCGACAATCTAAACGGTCGCGGGCTGCATGCCTTTGCGTTCAACCCGATTCCGGCAAACTTCACGGACCCAGGCACAATTGCCCAGCTCCAGGAGACCTTCATCTTCTGGCGCGTCGCAAAGGGTGGGATCGGACTGCCGCGCGAAGGATTCCCCTGGGCGTCAGTCATGCCCCCGTGGGAGCAACATCTGACCACGGATGAGATCTGGAAGGTTGTGCTGTTCGAATACTGGCACACAGGCTATTATCCGCGGACATGGGATTAA
- a CDS encoding c-type cytochrome, with product MNQVRFSKKALLVLTAVAGITMMSGSADLTTFAQENGGLPQGFKKGELAPLPSAEMIEAGKRVYFTKCVWCHGVDGAGNGPAADRLWPRPRNFNQGTFKIRHTASGELPLFDAKKPVKGQNDLFETLTHGLPGSAMPSWEGILTQEQRQQVLSFVTTQLVKDRHFDDKATETQTVLNWDEVLKAQVKYSPESIEKGKQLVTDKKCVECHGLDGRGDGNAFNLKDDWGFAIQPADWHKCWNFRGSRQEPYNVKNIFRTFSTGVNGTPMPSFADNTTVEERWHIANYVNSLCERDAKGEPMPIDPLTDKPKVKFVILSGAVDGEIPDDPDHELWQKRERRIVLFGGQITHKPRNFVNRLDDVWVKSMYSEKEKQIAFLFQWDDRTNSKAEGKLPWAPNEVNVEAHGVKEQAPKTGEAGSMADNQNKYKVYNDAFAFQFPVKWQELPPPEKPRYLWGDEKYPVDLVKWEADGSIRAFTGTGWDKDFEDREDYTEKLKAKAEWKDGRWTLLVRRPLKADYDEDVKFEVGRYIPTVFFAWDGHNGDAGRKMAVSAFYYLVLQPPIPKETYIYPTLIAVGIVTLEGWILTRRANRKKGKV from the coding sequence ATGAACCAAGTACGTTTTTCAAAAAAAGCACTCCTGGTCCTGACCGCTGTTGCGGGGATCACGATGATGTCGGGAAGCGCCGACCTCACGACCTTTGCCCAGGAGAATGGTGGACTGCCCCAGGGCTTCAAGAAAGGTGAACTGGCGCCACTACCTTCGGCAGAAATGATCGAAGCCGGCAAGCGCGTCTATTTCACCAAGTGCGTGTGGTGTCACGGTGTCGATGGGGCAGGCAATGGGCCTGCCGCCGACCGTCTCTGGCCGCGGCCACGCAACTTCAACCAGGGCACGTTCAAGATTCGCCACACGGCTAGTGGTGAGTTGCCGTTGTTCGACGCGAAGAAGCCCGTCAAGGGCCAAAACGACCTGTTCGAGACGCTGACGCACGGCCTGCCCGGCTCGGCAATGCCCTCCTGGGAGGGCATCCTAACGCAGGAGCAGCGCCAGCAAGTGCTGTCCTTCGTGACAACCCAATTAGTGAAGGATCGGCATTTCGACGACAAGGCAACGGAAACCCAGACGGTACTGAACTGGGATGAGGTGCTGAAGGCGCAGGTCAAGTACAGCCCGGAGAGCATCGAAAAGGGCAAGCAGCTGGTTACCGATAAAAAGTGCGTCGAGTGCCATGGTTTAGATGGGCGCGGCGACGGCAACGCCTTCAACCTAAAAGACGATTGGGGCTTTGCAATCCAGCCGGCCGACTGGCACAAGTGCTGGAACTTCCGCGGTAGCCGGCAGGAACCGTACAACGTTAAGAACATCTTCCGTACGTTCTCGACGGGTGTGAACGGTACGCCGATGCCGTCGTTTGCAGATAACACCACGGTGGAGGAGCGCTGGCACATCGCCAACTACGTCAACTCGCTCTGTGAGCGTGACGCGAAGGGTGAGCCGATGCCGATCGATCCACTGACGGACAAGCCCAAAGTGAAATTCGTGATTTTGTCTGGCGCAGTGGATGGGGAAATCCCGGACGATCCAGACCACGAACTCTGGCAGAAGCGCGAGCGCCGGATCGTGTTGTTTGGTGGGCAGATCACTCACAAGCCCCGGAATTTCGTCAATCGTCTCGACGATGTCTGGGTGAAGTCGATGTACAGTGAGAAGGAAAAGCAGATTGCGTTCCTGTTCCAGTGGGATGACCGGACCAACAGCAAGGCCGAGGGCAAGCTTCCTTGGGCCCCGAACGAGGTCAACGTCGAGGCGCATGGCGTGAAGGAGCAGGCGCCGAAGACGGGTGAGGCTGGGTCCATGGCGGATAACCAGAATAAGTACAAGGTGTATAACGACGCGTTCGCGTTTCAGTTCCCGGTGAAGTGGCAGGAGCTGCCGCCTCCGGAGAAGCCGCGTTATCTGTGGGGGGACGAGAAATACCCCGTGGATCTCGTGAAATGGGAAGCGGACGGCTCGATCCGCGCCTTTACCGGTACCGGCTGGGACAAGGACTTTGAGGATCGAGAGGACTACACCGAGAAGCTGAAAGCCAAGGCGGAGTGGAAGGATGGCCGGTGGACCCTGCTCGTCCGTCGCCCGCTGAAGGCTGACTACGACGAGGATGTGAAGTTCGAAGTGGGACGCTACATCCCGACCGTGTTCTTCGCGTGGGATGGCCACAATGGTGACGCGGGCCGCAAGATGGCCGTGTCGGCGTTCTACTATCTCGTGCTGCAGCCACCGATCCCGAAGGAGACGTACATCTACCCGACCCTGATCGCGGTGGGTATCGTGACTCTGGAAGGGTGGATTCTGACTCGGCGGGCAAACCGCAAAAAGGGGAAGGTTTAA
- a CDS encoding molybdenum cofactor guanylyltransferase, which translates to MGQRLQGITGILIAGGRSKRMGQDKRRVELGGQTLFERALNVLQDLFEEVLVVLAEPDPGLPLQGARVVTDLIPNCATLGGLYTGLHHAKASRIFAVGCDMPFLNRDAITRMATLDAQADVAMARLAIGLQPMHAVYSKACLPHLERMAQAQQLKVQELTRVEGLRVRLVEESALKTVDPQLLSFFNINTAPDLEFARKLLASGGAW; encoded by the coding sequence ATGGGACAGAGACTGCAGGGCATCACCGGTATTCTCATTGCCGGAGGCAGGAGCAAGCGAATGGGGCAGGACAAGCGCCGAGTCGAACTCGGCGGGCAGACCCTATTTGAGAGAGCCCTGAATGTCCTGCAGGACCTGTTTGAAGAAGTCCTGGTCGTCCTGGCCGAACCCGATCCAGGGCTGCCTCTGCAGGGGGCCCGTGTTGTCACGGACCTCATCCCCAACTGCGCCACCCTAGGGGGGCTCTATACCGGGCTCCATCATGCCAAGGCGTCCCGTATTTTTGCAGTTGGTTGTGACATGCCGTTCCTGAACCGAGACGCAATTACGCGCATGGCCACGTTGGATGCGCAGGCCGATGTTGCCATGGCCAGGCTGGCAATCGGTCTTCAGCCAATGCACGCGGTGTACTCCAAGGCCTGCCTGCCGCATCTTGAGCGTATGGCCCAGGCGCAGCAGCTGAAAGTGCAGGAGTTGACGCGCGTGGAGGGTCTGCGCGTCCGGCTGGTTGAGGAATCAGCTCTGAAGACGGTCGATCCGCAATTACTCTCATTCTTCAATATCAACACAGCGCCTGATTTGGAATTCGCTCGCAAGCTGCTCGCCAGTGGAGGGGCCTGGTAA
- a CDS encoding arginine--tRNA ligase: protein MPQDIVREQVTEALRQAIEQARQKGQLATTDGPPIVLDLPKRPEWGDLATTMAMSLASIEHRPPKDVAQAILDNLDQAHQIFDRVEIAPPGFLNMTVRRELWFKVLAQIASEGNAYGHSTIGQGHRVNVEYVSANPTGPMHIGHGRGAAVGHAIANLLAASGYSVSREYYINDAGRQMKLLGQSVHARYQQKHGCTVALPQDGYQGAYVEQIADKVPAGTLDLLPDQAVQICQDIAYKEMMEVIRGDLRIFRIGFDTWFSEASLLKAGSVQTSLDELRQRGLVFDQDGAVWFKSSAYGDEKDRVVKKQDGEYTYLASDMAYHRDKLRRGYDRIIDIWGADHHGYIPRMEAVVQAFGYPKEKLKVVLVQMVNLLRGGKKVEMSKRAGEFVTLREVMDEVGPDVCRFFFLMRSSDRHLDFDLELAKQQSADNPVYYVQYAHARVASLFRVAAERDIPVPSVAEADLTALVDPDEFMLIRKLSAYPSVVQGAAAALEPHRVVFYLQELAQLLHTFYFKHRILPPAADKEESDSQQFVKDVTVSSVKHREPLTPALTGARLALMGQVAQVVRNGLGLLGVSAPERM from the coding sequence GTGCCTCAGGATATCGTCCGTGAACAGGTCACGGAGGCACTGCGGCAGGCGATTGAGCAAGCCAGGCAGAAGGGGCAGTTGGCCACAACTGACGGGCCTCCCATCGTACTGGACCTTCCCAAGCGCCCGGAATGGGGTGATCTCGCAACCACCATGGCCATGAGTCTCGCGTCTATCGAGCACCGTCCGCCCAAGGACGTCGCGCAGGCGATTCTCGACAATCTGGATCAGGCTCACCAGATCTTCGATCGGGTCGAGATCGCGCCACCTGGCTTTCTCAACATGACCGTGCGGCGCGAGCTCTGGTTCAAGGTGCTCGCACAGATCGCATCAGAAGGCAACGCCTATGGCCATAGCACTATTGGTCAGGGGCATCGCGTCAACGTCGAATACGTCAGCGCCAATCCGACCGGGCCGATGCATATCGGCCACGGGCGCGGTGCAGCGGTTGGACATGCCATCGCAAACCTGCTCGCCGCGTCCGGCTACAGCGTGTCGCGCGAGTATTACATCAATGACGCTGGCCGTCAGATGAAGCTCCTGGGCCAGTCCGTCCATGCGCGCTATCAGCAAAAGCACGGCTGCACGGTTGCGCTTCCTCAGGACGGCTATCAGGGAGCCTACGTCGAGCAAATCGCAGACAAGGTGCCGGCCGGCACGCTCGATTTACTTCCCGACCAGGCCGTACAGATCTGTCAGGACATCGCCTACAAGGAGATGATGGAGGTCATCCGTGGCGACCTGCGCATCTTCCGCATCGGATTCGATACCTGGTTCAGTGAAGCTTCGCTGCTCAAGGCGGGTTCCGTCCAGACCAGCCTCGACGAGCTGCGCCAGCGCGGACTCGTGTTCGATCAGGACGGCGCCGTCTGGTTCAAGTCCTCCGCTTATGGTGATGAGAAGGATCGCGTCGTTAAGAAGCAGGACGGCGAGTACACCTATCTTGCCTCCGACATGGCGTATCACAGAGATAAATTACGCCGTGGCTACGATCGGATCATCGACATTTGGGGCGCCGACCATCACGGCTACATTCCCCGCATGGAAGCGGTTGTGCAGGCCTTCGGCTATCCCAAGGAGAAATTGAAAGTCGTGCTCGTGCAGATGGTCAATCTTTTGCGTGGCGGCAAGAAGGTCGAGATGTCCAAGCGGGCGGGCGAATTCGTCACGCTCAGGGAAGTGATGGATGAGGTCGGTCCGGATGTCTGTCGGTTCTTTTTCCTGATGCGGTCATCCGACCGCCATCTGGATTTCGATTTGGAGCTAGCCAAGCAGCAGTCGGCGGACAATCCCGTCTACTACGTGCAGTATGCACACGCGCGCGTGGCCAGTCTGTTCCGGGTGGCGGCGGAGCGCGACATCCCCGTGCCGTCCGTTGCCGAGGCAGACCTCACGGCGCTCGTTGATCCGGACGAATTCATGCTGATCCGCAAACTGTCCGCCTATCCGTCGGTCGTGCAGGGGGCTGCGGCGGCACTGGAGCCGCACCGGGTTGTGTTCTATCTTCAGGAGCTGGCCCAGCTGCTCCACACGTTTTACTTCAAGCACCGGATTCTTCCTCCCGCGGCTGATAAGGAAGAGAGCGACTCGCAACAGTTCGTCAAGGACGTCACCGTGTCCTCTGTCAAGCATCGCGAGCCGCTCACGCCCGCGCTCACCGGCGCGCGGCTGGCCTTGATGGGGCAGGTGGCACAGGTGGTGCGCAATGGACTCGGTCTGCTAGGCGTGTCGGCTCCGGAGCGGATGTGA
- the tgt gene encoding tRNA guanosine(34) transglycosylase Tgt, whose translation MGFGFSVQKTDLNGTARLGRLTTAHGTIATPAFMPVGSLGPVKGIEPHELQAMGYGLMLNNAYHLFLRPGHETVAGLGGLHAFTGWNGAILTDSGGFQVFSLSKLRKVTDAGVTFQSHLDGSLHHITPERAIEIQEALGADIIMAFDECVALPTSSEQVADAVRRTSHWARRCLDVKRRTDQALFGIVQGGLDMDLRKQSANDLVAMGFDGYAVGGLSVGEEAEARNVTLAATVPHLPADKPRYLMGVGLPDDLVEGVARGIDMFDCVVPSRHGRTGWLFTSFGRVMIKNAKYAKDKGPVDSACACPVCAKYSRAYLHHLFRTNEMLGVRLNTMHNLYFYADLLAQIRQAIASGTLAEFRTRYYRQQEVAHMQTDSMDEQAHRILASNLAEEGRP comes from the coding sequence ATGGGATTCGGGTTTTCCGTCCAGAAAACCGATTTGAACGGCACCGCCCGTCTGGGCCGGCTCACGACTGCGCATGGCACGATCGCCACGCCTGCCTTCATGCCGGTGGGCTCGCTTGGCCCGGTCAAGGGCATTGAGCCGCACGAGCTGCAGGCCATGGGCTACGGCCTCATGCTGAACAACGCCTATCACCTGTTCCTCCGCCCCGGTCACGAGACGGTGGCGGGGCTGGGCGGCCTCCATGCCTTCACTGGATGGAACGGCGCGATCCTCACTGACAGCGGTGGCTTTCAGGTGTTCAGCTTGTCGAAGTTGAGGAAGGTAACGGATGCAGGCGTGACGTTCCAATCGCATCTCGACGGCTCCTTGCACCACATCACGCCCGAGCGGGCCATCGAAATTCAGGAAGCACTCGGAGCCGACATCATCATGGCTTTCGACGAATGCGTGGCGCTGCCCACGTCGAGTGAGCAGGTGGCTGATGCGGTGCGTCGGACCAGCCATTGGGCTCGGCGGTGTTTGGACGTAAAGCGGCGAACCGACCAGGCGCTTTTCGGCATCGTTCAGGGCGGGCTGGATATGGATCTGCGGAAACAGTCAGCGAACGATCTCGTGGCGATGGGATTCGACGGCTATGCCGTCGGGGGCCTCTCAGTCGGCGAAGAGGCCGAGGCGCGCAATGTGACGCTAGCGGCCACGGTGCCCCACCTGCCGGCCGATAAACCCAGGTATTTGATGGGCGTCGGTCTACCCGACGATCTGGTGGAGGGCGTGGCGCGCGGGATTGATATGTTCGATTGCGTGGTCCCCTCGCGTCACGGGCGCACGGGGTGGCTGTTTACCTCCTTCGGACGCGTCATGATCAAGAACGCCAAATATGCTAAGGACAAGGGGCCGGTGGATTCTGCCTGCGCCTGCCCGGTCTGCGCGAAGTACTCCCGCGCCTATCTGCATCATCTATTCCGCACCAACGAAATGCTGGGTGTGCGCCTGAATACGATGCACAATCTTTATTTCTACGCGGACCTGCTGGCACAGATCCGGCAGGCGATCGCTTCCGGGACCTTAGCGGAGTTCCGGACTCGCTACTATCGGCAACAGGAGGTGGCACACATGCAGACAGATAGCATGGATGAACAGGCCCATCGGATACTGGCGTCTAATCTGGCCGAGGAGGGGCGGCCATGA
- the yajC gene encoding preprotein translocase subunit YajC — protein MFESVAWAQGVGGGGGGTPSALISFVPFVLIFALFYFLLILPQQKKQKQQKIMMDALKKGDKIVTSSGIWGTVTNLGKDTVTLQIADNTKIKIQREYITRLRSDEEEQQQS, from the coding sequence CTGTTCGAATCGGTGGCCTGGGCGCAGGGGGTTGGCGGCGGCGGGGGCGGTACGCCCAGCGCACTGATCTCATTCGTCCCCTTTGTGCTGATTTTTGCGCTGTTTTATTTTTTGCTCATTCTGCCGCAGCAGAAAAAGCAGAAACAGCAGAAGATCATGATGGACGCGCTGAAAAAGGGCGACAAGATCGTGACCTCGTCGGGCATCTGGGGTACCGTGACCAATCTGGGCAAGGACACGGTGACGCTCCAGATCGCCGACAATACCAAGATTAAGATTCAGCGGGAGTATATTACCCGGTTGAGAAGCGACGAAGAGGAGCAACAGCAGTCATGA